A genomic stretch from Xiphophorus maculatus strain JP 163 A chromosome 16, X_maculatus-5.0-male, whole genome shotgun sequence includes:
- the LOC106699750 gene encoding cdc42 effector protein 1-like, translating to MSLGKLPGIKGLVSGSQGKRRFKSDLSVDMISPPLGDFRHTMHVGRGGDVFGDTSFLSNYGGIREPGSPDSASSSKSTGFFTRTFRHVRRTSVPRPRGGSRDLSSPPPDISPIIKNAISLPQLNIDSVNGCLQRALFPNSMGSTDDSFCTYGLQSGFLTLPRVSRLDRQIQDGDVWRTSPADNGCGALTRSDSLASFTVDLGPSLMTEVLALIDNPSSLQVSNHSQAGGEEEEEEDKADTSSLTETPIQTPTASSPNPSQCSMSFRSKVNGRVISTWKERKEDRGSVRTPDVTSCSSHKEESAIEAERFQRAADVLAKHYGGGSFTRGTRTSQKTAHGLSEEEEEIKV from the exons ATGAGTCTGGGAAAGCTGCCAGGAATCAAAGGCCTGGTGTCTGGCTCTCAGGGGAAGCGTCGCTTCAAGAGCGACCTCTCGGTGGACATGATCAGCCCCCCGCTCGGGGACTTCCGACACACCATGCACGTGGGCCGCGGCGGCGACGTGTTCGGCGACACGTCCTTCCTCAGCAACTACGGCGGCATCCGGGAGCCGGGGAGCCCGGACTCGGCGAGCAGCTCCAAGTCCACCGGCTTCTTCACGCGCACCTTCCGCCACGTGCGGAGGACCTCTGTGCCGCGGCCCCGGGGCGGCTCCCGGGACCTGTCGTCCCCGCCTCCGGACATCTCACCCATCATTAAAAACGCCATCTCTTTGCCTCAGCTGAACATAGACTCTGTGAACGGATGCCTGCAGAGGGCGCTGTTCCCCAACTCCATGGGCTCGACGGATGACTCCTTCTGCACATATG GTCTCCAGTCTGGATTCCTGACTCTGCCTCGAGTCTCTCGACTTGACAGACAGATTCAAGATGGCGACGTGTGGAGAACGTCTCCAGCAGACAACGGCTGCGGCGCGTTGACTCGCTCTGACTCTCTGGCCTCCTTCACCGTCGACCTCGGACCTTCTCTAATGACTGAGGTGTTGGCTTTGATTGACAACCCCAGCTCTCTGCAGGTATCCAATCACAGCCAGGCAGGaggtgaagaagaggaggaagaggataaAGCTGACACCAGCTCTCTGACAGAGACACCCATTCAGACCCCGACAGCGAGTTCCCCCAACCCGTCCCAGTGCAGTATGTCTTTTAGGTCCAAAGTGAACGGGAGAGTTATCTCTACCTGGAAGGAGCGTAAGGAGGACCGGGGGTCTGTGAGGACGcctgatgtcacttcctgttcttctCATAAGGAGGAATCGGCCATTGAGGCAGAGAGGTTCCAGAGGGCGGCGGATGTCCTCGCTAAACATTACGGTGGAGGATCCTTCACCAGAGGAACGAGGACGAGCCAAAAAACAGCACATGGTTTatctgaggaggaggaagagatcAAAGTTTAG